The following nucleotide sequence is from Toxoplasma gondii ME49 chromosome IV, whole genome shotgun sequence.
atatatatatacatatatatatacatatatatatttatatatttatttatatatctatttatatatatatatatgtacgcaGATGCACACCCGCCTTCAGCaaccacagagagaggatgtgtgtgtgtggggggaggggggaagtcgaggtgtacgtacacggCGATTCGGGGagcgagggcagagaagTCGGATTTGCGCGTGGAAGTCCAGAGCTTCCAGCGAGTGAGGTCGCGAAGTTCTTCAGCATTCGCTGCGCGCGAGTTTTCAGCAGTCTCCGCCTGCGCGGCAATCAGGAACGTCGTGCGAAACTCTTCGCGGTGCAGCTCCTGTTCTGCCGACAGCGCTTCAAAACAGACTTGCGCCTCTGAGGGTCGCGCGAAGGTAACGCAGAAGGCGCtgcaaaaaggaaaaggcggGGACAGTCTCTTtcggaaaaacgcagaaggaCAAAGTCGAACAAGACGACAGCGAATGGAGACGATAAGAAAGAGGCACAGGCGAAAAGGGAAACGCGCGaccagaagaggaagagaagaagcaaggcgAACACCGCAGGACAtgaacaagaaaaacgaacgaacatggaagaaagaaaaaacacaatgTCCTCGTCACAAACGTTACAAACATTGTTCCATCAGTTTCCACTCGTTCCCCGccggaaaacgcgaaagacaGGACCTGGAAAAAGCTGCGAAGTGTATCGACATACGACTCgtggcggagaagaaaggcgactcTCGCGAAGTTTGGAACAAAGTCCTTCAAGACGCAAAACAAAGGGAATCCGTTCGTCACTTTGAAAAGGGAAGCACACGGAGTGTCTGTGTTGTCCTTACTGCTCGTAGGGAAGCGAGGCGCTTCCGTCGTTCTCGATTTCTTTCGCTCGGAGGTttcgacagaagagaactgCCGATTCAGGAGAGAGCCTtcctgtctgtgtgtctcgttcttcgtcgccgaAGGCAAAGCTCTCAACTGGAAACGAACGCGCTTCGGCGCTCGAAAGGAAACTGcaagaggagaggggagagacgcccCGCGCAGACTCCGACTGCGGCATGCTCCAGAGTCTCCCGAGATTCTTCTGTGCTCGCGTCGCTCGTCAGTCACGACGCAAAGTCAAGACGCGTggaagacaggagactcCTGAAACACAAAACGGACGAAGTTCGGAGACACGACAGAGATGACCATCCGTCGAAAAAGCTCTCCAGAAACCAACGTCCATAATATCTCACTtggaaatgcatgcagcatTCTTCATCAAACATACATAAATagacatacagatatataaatatatttatatatatatctatatatatatatatatgtagatgtgtaTGTGCGCTTCAAAGTTCTTCGTAGACATGCGGGGATCTGAGGCTTTACGCGCGAGCCGCCTCGACACCGACGGCGCGAATCCCTGGAGCGCACTGAGAGCAGGGGAGGCGGGGGAAAACGAATAGGCGAACGCTTCGGAGCATTTTTAGAGCGCGAACGGAGTCGACAACCAGGTCGTTCGAGAGCAGaactctccactttctttcGCGTCAAAGCCCAGCGCAGGACGGCGGACGCGAGAGCACGCACAGCGGTCTCTGCGGCCGCATGCACTACTCGGGAGGCACATTTGTTCGGTCAAATGACGCAATAAACAGCTTTTCCTCGG
It contains:
- a CDS encoding hypothetical protein (encoded by transcript TGME49_318300~Signal peptide predicted by SignalP 2.0 HMM (probability 0.748) with cleavage site probability 0.455 at residue 39) encodes the protein MSEPPASLHRKISSTQSPPASTLILLLLPRFLSPCARRAASTPQDDASESPKASTAHDIFSRLYAVDRQSHRQQIFAPSTFPETRVSCLPRVLTLRLESFAFGDEERDTQTGRLSPESAVLFCRNLRAKEIENDGSASLPYEHAFCVTFARPSEAQVCFEALSAEQELHREEFRTTFLIAAQAETAENSRAANAEELRDLTRWKLWTSTRKSDFSALAPRIAVVLQSADRSLLHKKTSFFRNALDLVSRLIATFDDQAPAL